One genomic region from Henningerozyma blattae CBS 6284 chromosome 2, complete genome encodes:
- the SUR7 gene encoding Sur7p (similar to Saccharomyces cerevisiae SUR7 (YML052W); ancestral locus Anc_1.501), with amino-acid sequence MFSKFKRVPAATPPPKRTTPFQSFIQLLTFIFMCGNSTMLTIIIISGAVENRAIERLFWLKSDTSGIPNAPDVTKWTFWGIKSVGSNDSNSLFYGSNMGPAYPISPVDNFHTRDNIPHGCIKHRNAIYYMSRCSFAFFWISLSFMGIGNLIYVMTLCSYQFAKVNFLLITTGFVFNICAACVGSAAAVIADRAFHGANRKSEVGAAMFGLTWASALLAIFIMISVTWQFFHARSKYKHKKNSRYTPITSTPEPSRYSTINSSLNSEKNNKNYYNSRNTTPARHGSSTVQTPSSYTPSFFSSNNSSPPAYSEKKGQTKVSVYSMRDSTSVLDQPISYNISPTTPSQSLQANRHGFKGMKFFKMRRNHHSMSDDDYNDI; translated from the coding sequence ATGTTTAGTAAGTTCAAACGAGTCCCCGCTGCAACTCCACCCCCTAAAAGAACCACTCCTTTCCAGAGTTTTATTCAACTTTTAACTTTCATATTCATGTGTGGTAACTCCACCATGTTAAccattataattatatctGGTGCTGTTGAAAATAGAGCCATTGAAAGATTATTTTGGTTGAAATCCGATACTAGTGGTATTCCCAATGCACCTGATGTAACTAAATGGACATTTTGGGGGATTAAATCCGTAGGAAGTAAtgattctaattcattattttatgGATCTAATATGGGACCTGCATATCCTATTTCACCAGTAGACAATTTCCATACCAGAGATAATATCCCACATGGATGTATAAAACATCGGAATGCAATTTATTACATGTCCAGATGCTCGTTTGCATTTTTTTGGATCTCTTTGTCCTTCATGGGGATTGGTAACTTAATCTATGTGATGACGTTATGCTCTTACCAATTTGCCAAAgtgaattttttattaatcacCACTGGGTTTGTCTTTAACATTTGTGCTGCATGTGTTGGTTCAGCTGCTGCTGTGATTGCTGATCGTGCCTTCCATGGTGCTAATCGTAAATCTGAAGTCGGTGCAGCTATGTTTGGTTTGACATGGGCCAGTGCATTATTGGCCATTTTCATCATGATTAGTGTCACTTGGCAATTCTTCCATGCAAGATCCAAATACAAGCATAAAAAGAATAGTAGATATACTCCAATCACATCAACTCCAGAACCAAGTAGATACTCTACAATCAACTCCTCTTTGAattctgaaaaaaataacaagaattattataattcaaGAAACACAACTCCAGCTCGCCATGGTAGTTCTACTGTTCAAACCCCATCAAGCTATACACcatctttcttttcttccAACAACTCATCACCACCAGCATATTCCGAGAAAAAGGGACAAACCAAAGTTAGTGTCTATAGCATGCGAGACTCCACCTCTGTTTTGGATCAACCAATCTCATATAATATTAGCCCTACTACTCCATCACAATCGTTACAAGCCAATCGACATGGATTCAAAGGGATGAAGTTTTTCAAGATGAGAAGAAACCATCATAGCATGAGCGATGATGATTACAATGACATTTAA